A window of Longispora fulva contains these coding sequences:
- a CDS encoding BldC family transcriptional regulator, with the protein MASRTHEPEPLLTPAEVASMFRVDPKTVTRWAKAGKLSAIRTLGGHRRYRESEVRALLQGQIPQQRTGE; encoded by the coding sequence ATGGCATCTCGTACTCACGAGCCCGAGCCGCTGCTCACCCCGGCTGAGGTTGCGTCGATGTTCCGCGTCGACCCGAAGACCGTCACCCGGTGGGCAAAGGCTGGCAAGCTGAGCGCAATTCGCACGCTCGGCGGGCACCGCCGTTACCGTGAGTCAGAGGTTCGCGCTCTGCTGCAGGGCCAGATCCCGCAGCAGCGTACGGGCGAGTAG
- a CDS encoding Glu/Leu/Phe/Val family dehydrogenase, whose translation MGVFTADTGHEQVVFCQDKQSGLKAVIAIYSTALGPGLGGTRFYPYATEEEALHDVLELSRGMAYKNALAGLDLGGGKAIIWGDPVRDKSEALLRAYGRFVESLNGRYYTACDVGTYVQDMDVIAKETRFVTGRSVENGGAGDSSILTAWGVFQGMRAAAEHRWGTPSLAGRTVGVAGLGKVGKYLVRHLIEDGASVVATDPYEPALEWVRATYPQVEVVADTLALITAPLDVYAPCALGGALNDDTVPVLTAKVVVGAANNQLAHPGIEKLLSDNGVLYAPDYLVNSGGVIQVADEIQGFNFERAKARATRIYDTTKQILALADTESISPAAAADHLAERRMADCGRLRTILLP comes from the coding sequence ATGGGCGTATTCACCGCCGACACCGGACACGAGCAGGTCGTGTTCTGCCAGGACAAGCAGTCCGGGCTCAAGGCCGTAATCGCGATCTACTCGACCGCGCTCGGCCCGGGACTGGGCGGGACCCGGTTCTACCCCTATGCCACCGAGGAAGAGGCCCTGCACGACGTGCTGGAGCTGAGCCGGGGCATGGCCTACAAGAACGCGCTCGCGGGTCTCGACCTCGGCGGCGGCAAGGCCATCATCTGGGGCGACCCGGTCCGCGACAAGTCCGAGGCGCTGCTGCGCGCCTACGGCCGCTTCGTCGAGTCCCTCAACGGCCGGTACTACACGGCCTGCGACGTCGGCACGTACGTCCAGGACATGGACGTCATCGCCAAGGAGACCCGTTTCGTCACGGGCCGCTCCGTGGAGAACGGTGGCGCCGGTGACTCCTCGATCCTGACCGCCTGGGGCGTCTTCCAGGGCATGCGCGCCGCCGCCGAGCACCGGTGGGGCACCCCGTCCCTGGCCGGGCGCACCGTGGGCGTCGCGGGCCTGGGCAAGGTCGGCAAGTACCTGGTCCGGCACCTGATCGAGGACGGCGCCTCCGTGGTCGCCACCGACCCGTACGAGCCGGCGCTGGAGTGGGTGCGCGCGACGTACCCCCAGGTCGAGGTCGTCGCCGACACCCTGGCGCTGATCACGGCCCCCCTCGACGTGTACGCGCCCTGCGCCCTCGGCGGAGCGCTCAACGACGACACCGTGCCGGTCCTGACCGCCAAGGTCGTCGTCGGCGCGGCGAACAACCAGCTCGCGCACCCGGGCATCGAGAAGCTGCTCTCGGACAACGGCGTGCTGTACGCCCCCGACTACCTGGTGAACTCCGGCGGCGTCATCCAGGTCGCCGACGAGATCCAGGGCTTCAACTTCGAGCGCGCGAAGGCCCGGGCGACCCGGATCTACGACACCACGAAGCAGATCCTGGCCCTGGCCGACACCGAGAGCATCTCGCCGGCCGCCGCCGCCGACCACCTGGCCGAGCGTCGGATGGCTGACTGCGGTCGACTGCGCACCATCCTGCTGCCGTAG
- a CDS encoding DUF3073 domain-containing protein has protein sequence MGRGRAKAKQAKVARELKYSSPTTDFEKLQRELAGGDPQPAGKVDDLDEDEDDPWAPTQR, from the coding sequence ATGGGGCGCGGCCGTGCTAAGGCCAAGCAAGCGAAGGTGGCCCGGGAGCTGAAATACTCCTCCCCCACTACGGACTTCGAGAAGCTCCAACGCGAGCTGGCGGGCGGGGATCCGCAGCCAGCCGGGAAAGTCGACGACCTCGACGAGGACGAAGACGACCCCTGGGCACCCACCCAGCGCTGA
- a CDS encoding amino-acid N-acetyltransferase, translating to MHDDAENRIAIRRARTADVPGIKRLIDMYAPDRRLLTKPAVTLYETVQEFRVATRADSVVGCGAVHVFWRDLAEIRTVAVDPAMAGSGIGHRLVAELLDAARDLGIRRVFVLTFEVDFFARQGFAPIEDSPIDSSVYAELLRSHDEGVAEFLDLQRVKPNTLGNTRMLKLI from the coding sequence GTGCATGATGATGCGGAGAACCGTATAGCAATCCGGCGCGCCCGCACCGCGGACGTGCCCGGCATAAAACGCCTCATCGACATGTATGCACCGGACCGCCGACTGCTCACGAAGCCGGCGGTCACGCTGTACGAGACGGTGCAGGAGTTCCGGGTCGCCACCCGGGCCGACAGCGTGGTCGGCTGCGGTGCCGTGCACGTCTTCTGGCGGGACCTGGCGGAGATCCGCACCGTGGCCGTCGACCCGGCGATGGCCGGATCCGGCATCGGGCACCGCCTCGTCGCCGAGCTGCTCGACGCGGCCCGAGACCTGGGCATCCGCCGGGTGTTCGTGCTGACCTTCGAGGTGGACTTCTTCGCCAGGCAGGGCTTCGCCCCGATCGAGGACAGCCCGATCGACTCCTCGGTGTACGCGGAGCTGCTCCGTTCGCACGACGAGGGCGTGGCGGAGTTCCTCGACCTGCAGCGGGTCAAGCCGAACACCCTGGGCAACACGCGGATGCTGAAGCTGATCTGA
- the purM gene encoding phosphoribosylformylglycinamidine cyclo-ligase, which yields MTHATEDAKLIREPWNGGKRRGGPSYADAGVSITAGEEAVELLKSKVRKTYRPEVVGGIGGFAGLFKLDVQKYKQPLLASSTDGVGTKLVIAQQMGIHDTVGIDLVAMIVDDLVACGAEPLFMQDYIACGEVVPARIAEIAGGMADGCRYAGCSLVGGEIAEHPGVMRADEYDISGTAVGVVEADLVLGPDRVQLGDTVIAMRSSGLHSNGYSLVRHVLQGVGRMRLESVVEELGTQRTLGEELLTPTRIYAKDCLELIAECDVRAFAHITGGGIPGNLDRVLPHTMDAVVDRSTWRPQPIFELVHAKGKIELAEMERTFNMGAGMMAVVSAADTDRALALLTARGVESWVVGEVIEGSGVVQMLGDYTRG from the coding sequence ATGACCCATGCGACCGAGGACGCGAAACTGATCCGGGAGCCGTGGAACGGGGGCAAGCGCCGCGGCGGTCCTTCGTACGCGGACGCTGGCGTCTCGATCACCGCCGGTGAGGAGGCCGTGGAGCTGCTGAAGAGCAAGGTCCGCAAGACCTACCGGCCCGAGGTGGTCGGCGGGATCGGCGGCTTCGCCGGGCTGTTCAAGCTCGACGTGCAGAAGTACAAGCAGCCGCTGCTGGCGTCCTCCACGGACGGCGTGGGCACCAAGCTCGTCATCGCCCAGCAGATGGGCATCCACGACACGGTCGGCATCGACCTCGTCGCGATGATCGTGGACGACCTGGTCGCCTGCGGGGCCGAGCCGCTGTTCATGCAGGACTACATCGCCTGTGGCGAGGTCGTCCCGGCCCGGATCGCGGAGATCGCCGGCGGCATGGCCGACGGCTGCCGGTACGCGGGCTGTTCGCTGGTCGGTGGCGAGATCGCGGAGCACCCGGGCGTGATGCGCGCGGACGAGTACGACATCTCCGGCACCGCCGTGGGCGTCGTCGAGGCCGACCTCGTGCTTGGCCCGGACCGGGTCCAGCTGGGCGACACCGTGATCGCGATGCGGTCGAGCGGCCTGCACTCCAACGGGTACTCCCTGGTCCGCCACGTCCTGCAGGGCGTCGGCCGGATGCGCCTGGAGTCCGTCGTCGAGGAGCTGGGCACCCAGCGCACCCTCGGCGAGGAGCTGCTCACCCCGACCCGGATCTACGCCAAGGACTGCCTCGAGCTGATCGCCGAGTGCGACGTCCGGGCGTTCGCGCACATCACCGGCGGCGGCATCCCCGGCAACCTGGACCGGGTCCTCCCGCACACCATGGACGCCGTCGTGGACCGCTCCACCTGGCGCCCGCAGCCGATCTTCGAGCTCGTGCACGCCAAGGGCAAGATCGAGCTGGCCGAGATGGAGCGCACCTTCAACATGGGCGCCGGCATGATGGCCGTCGTCTCGGCTGCAGACACGGACCGGGCGTTGGCGCTGCTCACGGCCCGGGGCGTCGAGTCCTGGGTCGTCGGCGAGGTCATCGAGGGCTCCGGAGTAGTCCAGATGCTAGGCGACTACACCCGAGGTTAG
- the purF gene encoding amidophosphoribosyltransferase, with translation MRRGDGLLTHDLDPQDQGPQDACGVFGVWAPGEEVAKLSYFGLYALQHRGQEAAGIAVSDGTGVTVYKDVGLVSQVFDESTLGSLHGYLAIGHARYSTSGDSTWENAQPTLRSTTAGTTIALAHNGNLVNKAELAAQAAEISPGELGTSDTGSLATLLAGYPDLSVEAAAMKVLPTVKGAFSLVFMDENTLYAARDPQGVRPLVLGRLERGWVVASEKSALDIVGASVVREIEPGELIAIDENGLRSERFAAPDPKGCIFEYVYLARPDATIAGRNVYQTRVAIGEQLAREFPVEADLVIPSPESGTPAAIGYARESGIPYGMGLVKNAYVGRTFIQPSQTLRQLGIRLKLNPLPDVVRGKRIIVVDDSIVRGNTQRATVRMLREAGAIEVHVRIASPPVKWPCFYGIDFPTRAELLANGLDTDGIRRSIGADSLGYVSIDGLVAATEQPKNRLCRACFDGEYPIALPEDNMLGKHLLETLSKRREDAPLTTGPHRGES, from the coding sequence GTGCGCCGAGGCGACGGGCTCTTGACCCATGACCTCGACCCCCAGGACCAGGGACCCCAGGATGCCTGCGGGGTCTTCGGCGTCTGGGCTCCCGGCGAAGAGGTCGCCAAACTAAGTTATTTCGGGCTGTACGCACTGCAGCACCGTGGCCAGGAGGCTGCGGGCATCGCGGTGAGTGACGGCACCGGAGTGACCGTGTACAAGGACGTGGGTCTCGTTTCCCAGGTCTTCGACGAGTCGACCCTGGGGAGCCTGCACGGGTATCTGGCCATCGGCCACGCCCGCTACTCCACCTCCGGCGACTCCACCTGGGAGAACGCTCAGCCGACTCTCCGGTCCACCACCGCCGGCACCACGATCGCGCTGGCCCACAACGGCAACCTGGTGAACAAGGCCGAGCTGGCCGCCCAGGCCGCCGAGATCAGCCCCGGCGAGCTCGGCACGAGCGACACCGGCAGCCTGGCCACCCTGCTCGCGGGGTATCCGGACCTGTCGGTCGAGGCCGCCGCGATGAAGGTGCTGCCCACGGTCAAGGGCGCGTTCAGCCTCGTCTTCATGGACGAGAACACGCTGTACGCGGCCCGTGACCCCCAGGGCGTCCGCCCGCTGGTCCTCGGCCGGCTGGAGCGCGGCTGGGTCGTGGCCAGCGAGAAGTCGGCGCTGGACATCGTCGGCGCGAGCGTCGTGCGGGAGATCGAGCCCGGCGAGCTGATCGCGATCGACGAGAACGGACTGCGGTCCGAGCGGTTCGCCGCGCCGGACCCGAAGGGCTGCATCTTCGAGTACGTCTACCTGGCCCGCCCCGACGCGACCATCGCCGGCCGCAACGTCTACCAGACCCGGGTGGCGATCGGCGAGCAGCTGGCCAGGGAGTTCCCGGTCGAGGCCGACCTGGTCATCCCCTCGCCCGAGTCGGGCACCCCGGCTGCGATCGGCTACGCCAGGGAGTCGGGCATCCCGTACGGGATGGGCCTGGTCAAGAACGCCTACGTCGGCCGGACCTTCATCCAGCCCTCGCAGACGCTGCGCCAGCTCGGTATCCGGCTCAAGCTCAACCCCCTGCCCGACGTGGTCCGCGGCAAGCGGATCATCGTCGTCGACGACTCGATCGTCCGGGGCAACACCCAGCGGGCCACCGTGCGGATGCTCCGCGAGGCTGGCGCCATCGAGGTGCACGTCCGGATCGCCTCGCCGCCGGTGAAGTGGCCGTGCTTCTACGGCATCGACTTCCCGACCCGCGCCGAACTGCTGGCCAACGGCCTGGACACCGACGGCATCCGCCGCTCGATCGGCGCCGACTCGCTCGGCTACGTGTCGATCGACGGGCTGGTCGCGGCCACCGAACAGCCGAAGAACCGGCTGTGCCGGGCCTGCTTCGACGGGGAGTACCCGATCGCGCTGCCCGAGGACAACATGCTCGGCAAGCACCTGCTGGAAACCCTCAGCAAGCGTCGCGAGGACGCTCCGCTGACCACCGGCCCTCATAGGGGAGAGTCATGA
- a CDS encoding sterol carrier family protein: MPVHDANSAGDEKSATRLYLQELAKRAPGRSVEVRVPPYGAVQCIGGPRHTRGTPPNVIETDPSTWLALARGELDWSAAVEAGRVRASGSRADLSDYLPLV, from the coding sequence ATGCCCGTTCATGACGCGAATTCGGCCGGCGATGAGAAGAGTGCCACTCGGTTGTATCTCCAGGAGCTGGCGAAACGCGCCCCGGGGAGATCGGTGGAGGTCAGGGTTCCGCCCTATGGGGCAGTGCAGTGCATCGGCGGTCCGCGGCACACCCGGGGCACCCCGCCGAACGTGATCGAGACCGATCCGTCGACGTGGCTGGCGCTCGCGCGGGGCGAGCTGGACTGGTCGGCGGCGGTGGAGGCCGGTCGGGTCAGGGCGAGCGGCTCCCGGGCCGACCTGTCGGACTACCTGCCGTTGGTCTGA
- a CDS encoding carboxypeptidase regulatory-like domain-containing protein, whose translation MAIAATPALAADGVDVNVSPNTVAVNAGGTASVRIDIDNKSAAVAPVTGTVTITLPSSVSFSDAIQNNAYLTGCALSNQGKTAKCSLAIPKSQKGQVQLQLGAQQGTPTSSLSASVEVAASVPDNGDKSFTVNVTGSATPAGVLGVTGTVTDAAGAAVAGADVTATDSANKVRATTTNDQGVYVIDVQTDPFKAGPIVIQAKKTGFAIGKLTRTGAAGQPITNADLKLALSASPSASASASASAAPSSAPPTSAPAATDDTSAKTGKGDGGGGVLMWLIIAFGVLLIGGGGAAIFFLLRKGKDDDDTGSGKPTPTVYGGGAPGGRLPVADDSPTMMHQGPLVTDDPYGDPRTQPYGGGYGGRTDQYGAPADPYAAPPAPPTQQYSRPTDPYAAPPTQQYGGRPAADPYADQTRQYGAPQQQDERTQQYRPQQPQGHQQQAPGQPDNRKPLDWLDD comes from the coding sequence GTGGCAATTGCCGCAACACCGGCCCTGGCAGCGGACGGTGTCGACGTCAACGTGTCACCGAACACGGTCGCGGTCAACGCGGGTGGCACCGCGTCGGTCCGGATCGACATCGACAACAAGAGCGCCGCGGTGGCTCCCGTGACGGGCACGGTGACGATCACGTTGCCGTCGAGCGTCTCGTTCTCCGACGCCATCCAGAACAACGCCTACCTGACCGGTTGCGCGCTGAGCAACCAGGGCAAGACGGCCAAGTGTTCGCTGGCGATCCCGAAGAGCCAGAAGGGCCAGGTCCAGCTCCAGCTCGGCGCCCAGCAGGGCACGCCGACAAGCAGCCTGAGCGCCAGCGTGGAGGTCGCGGCCAGCGTCCCGGACAACGGTGACAAGAGCTTCACCGTCAACGTGACCGGTAGCGCCACACCGGCCGGCGTCCTCGGCGTCACCGGCACCGTCACCGACGCCGCCGGAGCCGCCGTGGCCGGAGCCGACGTGACGGCCACCGACTCGGCCAACAAGGTCCGCGCCACCACGACCAACGACCAGGGCGTGTACGTCATCGACGTGCAGACCGACCCGTTCAAGGCCGGGCCCATCGTCATCCAGGCCAAGAAGACCGGCTTCGCGATCGGCAAGTTGACCCGCACCGGCGCCGCCGGCCAGCCGATCACCAACGCCGACCTCAAGCTCGCGCTGTCGGCCTCGCCCAGCGCGTCGGCGAGCGCCTCGGCCTCGGCCGCGCCGTCCTCCGCCCCGCCGACCTCGGCCCCGGCGGCCACGGACGACACCTCCGCCAAGACCGGCAAGGGCGACGGCGGCGGTGGCGTGCTGATGTGGCTGATCATCGCCTTTGGCGTGCTGCTGATCGGCGGCGGCGGCGCCGCGATCTTCTTCCTGCTCCGCAAGGGCAAGGACGACGACGACACCGGCTCCGGCAAGCCCACCCCCACGGTGTACGGCGGCGGGGCCCCCGGCGGCCGGCTGCCCGTCGCCGACGACTCGCCGACGATGATGCACCAGGGCCCGCTCGTCACCGACGACCCGTACGGCGACCCGCGCACCCAGCCCTACGGCGGCGGCTACGGCGGCCGGACGGACCAGTATGGCGCGCCGGCCGACCCGTACGCCGCTCCGCCGGCTCCGCCCACGCAGCAGTACAGCCGGCCCACGGACCCGTACGCGGCGCCGCCGACCCAGCAGTACGGCGGGCGACCGGCGGCGGATCCGTACGCCGACCAGACTCGGCAGTACGGCGCGCCGCAGCAGCAGGACGAGCGGACCCAGCAGTACCGTCCGCAGCAGCCGCAGGGCCACCAGCAGCAGGCCCCCGGCCAGCCCGACAACCGCAAGCCGCTGGACTGGCTGGACGACTAG
- a CDS encoding 2-phosphosulfolactate phosphatase, with translation MAEAPVTQPGSGVRFDWGLTGAAELGRICSVLVVVDVLSFTTSVSIAVSRGTRVYPFPWDTQAAEYARRIGATVAAARRGATPQHPWSLSPAALAGAPFVSDLVLPSPNGSAICSAAGSTGVPVVAGCLRNARAVSRWLLAQGYGTPDRPIGVIAAGERWPNATLRPSVEDLLGAATILDGLVNAAGGLSIEAAVALASYSGVPDISAAVRGSVSAGELRDMGFAADVDLAAQRDVSDVVPILRNDSFIPAF, from the coding sequence TTGGCTGAGGCGCCGGTCACGCAACCCGGAAGCGGGGTCCGCTTCGACTGGGGGCTGACCGGCGCCGCCGAACTCGGCAGGATTTGTTCGGTTCTGGTCGTGGTGGACGTTCTGTCGTTCACCACCTCCGTGAGCATCGCCGTCAGCCGCGGCACCCGGGTGTACCCGTTCCCGTGGGACACCCAGGCCGCGGAGTACGCCCGCCGGATCGGGGCCACCGTGGCCGCGGCCCGGCGCGGGGCCACCCCGCAGCACCCCTGGTCGCTGTCACCGGCGGCGCTCGCTGGCGCCCCCTTCGTGTCCGACCTGGTCCTGCCGTCCCCGAACGGCTCGGCGATCTGCTCCGCCGCCGGCTCGACCGGCGTTCCCGTCGTCGCCGGCTGCCTGCGCAACGCGCGCGCCGTCTCCCGCTGGCTGCTGGCCCAGGGCTACGGCACTCCGGACCGGCCCATCGGTGTCATCGCCGCCGGCGAACGCTGGCCGAACGCGACGCTCCGGCCGTCCGTGGAGGACCTGCTGGGCGCGGCCACGATCCTCGACGGCCTGGTCAACGCCGCGGGCGGCCTGTCGATCGAGGCGGCCGTGGCCCTGGCGTCCTACTCGGGCGTCCCGGACATCAGCGCCGCCGTCCGGGGCAGCGTCTCGGCCGGTGAGCTGCGCGACATGGGCTTCGCGGCGGACGTGGACCTCGCCGCCCAGCGCGACGTCTCCGACGTGGTCCCCATCCTGCGCAACGACTCCTTCATCCCCGCCTTCTAA
- the purL gene encoding phosphoribosylformylglycinamidine synthase subunit PurL, with protein sequence MTADTVDLAEKTPDEEQPYAALGLQPDEYDRIREILGRRPTQSELAMYSIMWSEHCSYKSSKVHLKQFTEKVAKNNKMLAGIGENAGVVALNDKIAVTFKVESHNHPSFVEPYQGAATGVGGIVRDILAMGARPIAVMDQLRFGAVDHPDTPRLVHGIVQGVGGYGNCLGLPNIGGETVFDPCYQGNPLVNALSIGVLPISRLQNKTASGVGNAVILMGAKTGRDGIGGVSVLASATFEEGSEDSRPAVQVGDPFTEKLLIESCLEIYDAGLVVGIQDLGGAGLTCALSETSAAGGLGMRAYLERVPLREASMEPHEILASESQERMLLIVAPENVDAVLAICDKWGVLGTNIGEITEGGRLVISWNDQVVVDCPPGSLADDGPVYARPLREPADLILLQADRAETLPRPTDLRAELLTLVGSPNLCDKSWITEQYDRYVLGNTVLAQPEDAGVIRIDEESNLGVALATDGNGRYTRLNPYEGAKLALAEAYRNVSVTGATPIAVSDCLNFGSPEDPAVMWQFAEAVRGLADGCLEMGIPVTGGNVSFYNQTGTVAINPTPVVAVLGVLDDVTKRTPMGFAEAGDTIVLLGETREELSGSEWAWVKHEHLGGQPPKVDLLGEIKLADALRAADLVSAHDLSDGGLAQALTESALRRGVGATVTLEGDAFVALFSESAGRVLVTVKDVEALRAVVGDIPLTVLGTTGGESLKIEGQFEIPLTELAEAHQGTLARLFG encoded by the coding sequence AGCGAGCACTGCTCCTACAAGTCGAGCAAGGTGCACCTCAAGCAGTTCACCGAGAAGGTCGCGAAGAACAACAAGATGCTCGCGGGCATCGGGGAGAACGCGGGCGTCGTCGCACTGAACGACAAGATCGCGGTCACCTTCAAGGTCGAGTCGCACAACCACCCGAGCTTCGTCGAGCCGTACCAGGGCGCGGCGACCGGCGTGGGCGGCATCGTCCGCGACATCCTCGCGATGGGCGCGCGCCCGATCGCAGTCATGGACCAGCTCCGGTTCGGAGCGGTCGACCACCCGGACACCCCGCGCCTCGTGCACGGCATCGTCCAGGGCGTCGGCGGCTACGGCAACTGCCTGGGCCTGCCCAACATCGGCGGCGAGACCGTGTTCGACCCGTGCTACCAGGGCAACCCGCTCGTCAACGCGCTGAGCATCGGCGTGCTGCCGATCAGCCGGCTGCAGAACAAGACGGCGTCCGGCGTCGGCAACGCGGTGATCCTGATGGGCGCCAAGACGGGCCGCGACGGCATCGGCGGCGTGTCCGTGCTGGCCAGCGCCACGTTCGAGGAGGGCTCCGAGGACTCGCGGCCGGCCGTGCAGGTCGGCGACCCGTTCACGGAGAAGCTGCTGATCGAGTCGTGCCTGGAGATCTACGACGCCGGCCTGGTCGTCGGCATCCAGGACCTCGGCGGCGCGGGCCTGACCTGTGCGCTCTCCGAGACGAGCGCGGCCGGCGGGCTGGGCATGCGCGCCTACCTGGAGCGGGTGCCGCTCCGCGAGGCGTCGATGGAGCCGCACGAGATCCTGGCCAGCGAGTCCCAGGAGCGGATGCTGCTGATCGTGGCCCCGGAGAACGTGGACGCCGTCCTGGCGATCTGCGACAAGTGGGGCGTGCTCGGCACCAACATCGGTGAGATCACCGAGGGCGGCCGGCTCGTCATCTCCTGGAACGACCAGGTCGTCGTGGACTGCCCCCCGGGCAGCCTCGCCGACGACGGTCCGGTCTACGCGCGTCCGCTGCGCGAGCCGGCCGACCTGATCCTGCTCCAGGCCGACCGGGCCGAGACCCTGCCCCGGCCGACCGACCTGCGGGCCGAGCTGCTGACCCTGGTCGGCAGTCCGAACCTGTGCGACAAGAGCTGGATCACGGAGCAGTACGACCGGTACGTGCTGGGCAACACCGTGCTCGCCCAGCCCGAGGACGCCGGCGTGATCCGGATCGACGAGGAGTCCAACCTCGGCGTCGCGCTCGCCACGGACGGCAACGGCCGCTACACCCGGCTGAACCCGTACGAGGGCGCGAAGTTGGCGCTGGCCGAGGCGTACCGGAATGTCTCCGTCACCGGGGCCACCCCGATCGCGGTGTCCGACTGCCTGAACTTCGGCTCGCCCGAGGACCCGGCCGTCATGTGGCAGTTTGCCGAGGCCGTGCGCGGCCTGGCCGACGGTTGCCTGGAGATGGGCATCCCGGTCACGGGCGGCAACGTCAGCTTCTACAACCAGACCGGCACCGTCGCGATCAACCCGACCCCCGTGGTCGCGGTCCTCGGCGTGCTGGACGACGTCACGAAGCGCACCCCGATGGGCTTCGCCGAGGCGGGCGACACGATCGTCCTGCTCGGCGAGACCCGTGAGGAGCTGTCCGGCTCCGAGTGGGCGTGGGTGAAGCACGAGCACCTCGGCGGTCAGCCGCCGAAGGTCGACCTGCTCGGCGAGATCAAGCTGGCCGACGCCCTGCGCGCCGCCGACCTGGTCTCCGCGCACGACCTGTCCGACGGCGGTCTGGCCCAGGCCCTGACCGAGTCCGCGCTGCGGCGCGGCGTCGGCGCGACCGTCACGCTGGAAGGCGACGCGTTCGTCGCGCTGTTCAGCGAGTCGGCCGGCCGGGTGCTGGTCACGGTCAAGGACGTCGAGGCGCTGCGCGCGGTCGTCGGGGACATCCCGCTGACCGTGCTGGGCACCACCGGCGGTGAGTCCCTCAAGATCGAGGGTCAGTTCGAGATCCCGCTGACCGAGCTGGCGGAGGCCCACCAGGGCACTCTGGCGCGATTGTTCGGCTGA